One Phocaeicola dorei genomic region harbors:
- a CDS encoding efflux RND transporter permease subunit translates to MLNKIIHFSLQNRILVLVASVLLLIGGTYTAFHTEVDVFPDLNAPTVVIMTEANGMAAEEVEQLVTFPVETAVNGATNVRRVRSSSTNGFSVVWVEFEWDTDIYLARQIVSEKLSLVSEELPENVGKPTMGPQSSILGELLIIGLTSDTTSMLDLRTLADWTIRPRLLSTGGVAQVAVLGGDIKEYQVLLDPARMKHYNVTLAEVMNVTRNMNQNANGGVIYEYGNEYIVRGVLSSHDVAQLSRSVIKTVEGVPVTLEDIADVKIGSQEPKLGTASERGKPAVLLTVTKQPKTGTIELTEQLEAALKDLQKNLPADVHVSTDIFRQSRFIESSIGNVKDSLYEGAIFVVIVLFLFLANVRTTVISLVTLPLSLIVSILTLHYMGLTINTMSLGGMAIAIGSLVDDAIVDVENVWKHLRENRLLPEGERKSVIEVVFNASKEVRMPILNSTLIIVVSFVPLFFLTGMEGRMLVPLGIAFIVALFASTVVALTLTPVLCSYLLGNNKSKGLPKEAFVAVWMKKHYRNTLLWSLNHKSVVLGFTGGLFAVALVMFFALGRSFLPSFNEGSFTINISSLPGISLAESDKMGHRAEELLMSIPEIQTVARKTGRAELDEHALGVNVSEIEAPFELKDRSRQELVADVRAKLSTITGANIEIGQPISHRIDAMLSGTKANIAIKLFGNDLNKMFAIGNQIKDAISSVEGIADLNVEQQIERPQLKIVPKREMLAKFGISLPDFAEFVSVNMAGEVVSQVYEEGKAFNLIVRTKDEVRDEMEKVRNLMIDTGDGQKIPVNYVADVISAMGPNTISRENVKRKIVISANTSGRDLRSVVNDIQERIDAQIKLPEGYHVEYGGQFESEQAASRTLMLTSFMSIVVIFLLLYTQFKNAAQSGVILLNLPLALIGGVFALMITTGEISIPAIIGFISLFGIATRNGMLLISHYNTLREEGMDLKESILHGSLDRLNPILMTALSSALALIPLAFRGDLPGNEIQSPMAKVILGGLLTSTFLNAFIIPIVYELMNRKKK, encoded by the coding sequence ATGCTAAATAAAATTATACATTTTTCCCTTCAAAACCGTATATTGGTTCTGGTGGCGTCGGTTTTGCTGCTTATTGGCGGTACTTACACGGCTTTTCATACGGAAGTCGATGTGTTCCCCGATTTGAATGCGCCGACTGTAGTGATTATGACTGAAGCGAATGGTATGGCTGCCGAAGAGGTGGAACAATTGGTAACCTTCCCTGTAGAAACTGCTGTGAATGGTGCGACCAATGTGCGCCGGGTGCGTTCATCTTCCACCAATGGCTTTTCCGTTGTGTGGGTGGAATTTGAATGGGATACTGATATCTATCTGGCCCGTCAGATTGTTAGTGAGAAATTGTCCTTGGTCAGCGAGGAATTGCCCGAGAATGTAGGTAAACCTACCATGGGACCTCAATCCTCTATTTTAGGTGAATTGCTGATTATCGGTCTGACTTCGGATACTACTTCCATGCTCGATCTCCGTACACTGGCAGACTGGACTATCCGTCCGCGCCTGCTTTCTACGGGAGGTGTGGCACAGGTTGCCGTGCTAGGAGGTGATATCAAGGAATATCAGGTGTTGCTTGACCCTGCCCGCATGAAACATTACAATGTTACGTTGGCAGAGGTGATGAACGTTACCCGTAACATGAATCAGAATGCCAATGGCGGAGTGATTTATGAATATGGAAACGAATATATTGTTCGTGGGGTGCTTTCCAGCCATGATGTGGCTCAGTTGTCACGTTCCGTCATTAAGACGGTGGAAGGGGTGCCCGTTACATTGGAGGATATTGCCGATGTGAAGATCGGTTCGCAGGAACCAAAACTAGGTACTGCTTCGGAGAGAGGAAAACCTGCCGTACTGCTGACCGTTACCAAACAACCCAAGACTGGGACTATTGAACTGACAGAGCAATTAGAAGCCGCATTGAAGGATTTGCAGAAGAATCTTCCGGCTGATGTGCACGTTTCTACAGATATTTTCCGTCAGAGCCGTTTTATTGAAAGTTCTATCGGCAATGTGAAGGATTCGTTGTATGAAGGTGCTATTTTTGTGGTGATTGTTCTCTTCCTGTTCCTTGCCAATGTACGTACCACGGTTATTTCATTGGTAACTCTTCCGTTGTCATTGATTGTTTCTATATTGACTCTTCACTATATGGGGCTCACCATCAATACCATGAGTTTGGGTGGTATGGCTATTGCCATTGGTTCGTTGGTGGATGATGCTATTGTGGATGTGGAAAATGTATGGAAACATCTGCGCGAGAACCGCTTGTTGCCCGAAGGGGAACGTAAAAGCGTGATTGAAGTCGTGTTCAATGCTTCGAAAGAAGTGCGTATGCCTATCTTGAACTCTACCTTGATTATTGTAGTCAGCTTTGTTCCTTTGTTCTTCCTGACAGGAATGGAAGGTCGTATGCTGGTTCCGCTGGGCATTGCCTTTATTGTGGCGTTGTTTGCTTCTACGGTAGTGGCTTTGACACTGACTCCGGTACTGTGCAGCTATCTGTTAGGTAATAATAAAAGTAAAGGATTACCCAAAGAGGCATTTGTAGCCGTATGGATGAAAAAGCATTACCGCAATACCTTGTTATGGTCCTTGAATCATAAATCCGTAGTATTGGGTTTTACAGGTGGACTGTTTGCGGTGGCATTGGTTATGTTTTTTGCATTAGGACGTAGTTTTCTGCCATCTTTCAATGAAGGTTCGTTCACCATTAATATTAGTTCATTGCCGGGAATTTCTTTGGCAGAATCGGACAAAATGGGACACCGTGCGGAAGAGTTGCTGATGTCTATTCCCGAAATACAGACTGTAGCCCGTAAAACGGGACGTGCCGAACTGGATGAACATGCACTAGGGGTTAACGTGAGTGAAATTGAGGCTCCGTTTGAATTGAAAGACCGTTCCCGTCAGGAACTGGTAGCCGATGTGCGTGCCAAGTTATCTACCATTACCGGTGCGAATATCGAAATAGGCCAACCTATCAGCCATCGTATCGATGCCATGCTTTCGGGTACCAAGGCCAACATTGCCATCAAACTGTTTGGTAACGATTTGAACAAGATGTTTGCCATCGGTAATCAGATAAAGGATGCTATCAGTAGCGTGGAGGGTATTGCCGACTTGAATGTGGAACAACAAATCGAACGTCCGCAGCTCAAGATTGTTCCCAAACGCGAGATGCTTGCCAAATTCGGTATTTCCTTGCCGGACTTTGCCGAATTTGTATCTGTAAACATGGCGGGTGAAGTTGTTTCGCAGGTATATGAAGAAGGCAAAGCGTTTAATCTTATTGTCCGTACCAAGGACGAGGTGCGTGATGAGATGGAGAAAGTGCGTAACCTGATGATTGATACCGGTGACGGTCAGAAAATCCCTGTCAACTATGTAGCCGATGTGATTTCTGCCATGGGACCGAATACCATCAGCCGTGAGAACGTGAAGCGTAAGATTGTGATTTCAGCCAATACCAGCGGCCGTGATTTGCGCAGCGTGGTGAATGATATACAGGAACGGATTGATGCGCAAATCAAGCTTCCCGAAGGATATCATGTGGAATATGGCGGTCAGTTTGAAAGCGAGCAGGCGGCCAGCCGTACGCTGATGCTCACTTCGTTTATGAGTATCGTAGTTATCTTCCTGTTGCTTTATACCCAGTTTAAGAATGCAGCCCAAAGTGGAGTCATTTTGTTGAATTTGCCTTTGGCGTTGATTGGTGGGGTATTTGCATTGATGATAACAACGGGTGAGATAAGCATTCCGGCTATTATCGGCTTTATCTCGTTGTTTGGTATTGCTACCCGTAATGGTATGTTGTTGATAAGTCATTACAATACGTTGCGCGAAGAAGGTATGGATTTGAAAGAAAGCATTCTTCACGGTTCGTTAGACCGTTTGAACCCTATCCTGATGACTGCATTGTCTTCCGCGTTGGCTTTGATACCTTTGGCGTTCCGTGGCGATTTGCCGGGTAATGAGATACAAAGTCCGATGGCGAAAGTTATTCTGGGAGGTCTTTTGACATCGACTTTCTTGAACGCTTTCATTATTCCGATTGTTTATGAACTGATGAATCGAAAGAAGAAATAA
- a CDS encoding TolC family protein translates to MKRILFIIAFCSPLLAQAQSIEHILKSIEQNNKELKAQKHAADATKMENRTNNNLPDPTVSYSSFYSNGAEGGHGTELVASQGFDFPTQYIVRNRQATLQNEAVDKQQQAARRDILLNAKNLCLDLILLNQEKTLMDIRMKNADELQALYEKRLTTGDANILEVNKIKMERMNVQTEVAQNSAAHRTALQSLLAMNGNMPLEFAETTYPAIQEINDYNVMRDEVMASDLDLQAAVATARAAEKQVSVDRQGWLPKLEAGFRRNTDDAVSMNGFVVGGSLPLFQNRKKVKIAKAQAISAQLMQENAKDQVEASLMSLFNEMQQLKDAMNAYDVPLMYRSLDLLKQALTEGQISLIEYFVETENIYKNLQAYMQIENQYQKVMANIYKNNL, encoded by the coding sequence ATGAAACGAATCTTATTTATAATAGCCTTCTGCTCTCCCTTGCTGGCGCAGGCCCAGAGTATTGAGCACATTTTGAAAAGCATCGAGCAGAATAATAAAGAGCTCAAGGCGCAGAAACATGCAGCCGATGCAACCAAGATGGAAAACCGGACAAACAACAACTTGCCTGACCCTACAGTGAGCTACAGTTCTTTTTACAGTAATGGTGCCGAAGGGGGGCACGGTACGGAACTTGTCGCTTCACAAGGTTTTGATTTCCCTACTCAGTATATTGTCCGCAATCGGCAGGCTACTTTGCAGAACGAAGCGGTGGACAAGCAACAACAGGCTGCTCGCCGAGATATTCTGCTGAATGCGAAGAATCTCTGTCTAGACCTTATTCTGTTGAATCAGGAAAAAACATTGATGGATATCCGTATGAAAAATGCAGATGAATTACAGGCACTTTATGAAAAGCGTCTGACTACCGGTGATGCGAACATATTGGAAGTCAATAAAATCAAAATGGAACGTATGAATGTGCAGACGGAAGTTGCCCAAAACAGCGCAGCCCACCGCACTGCCTTGCAATCTCTGCTTGCCATGAACGGCAACATGCCTTTAGAATTTGCTGAAACCACATACCCTGCCATACAGGAAATCAATGATTACAATGTCATGCGGGATGAAGTGATGGCATCAGACCTTGACTTGCAGGCCGCCGTCGCCACTGCCCGTGCCGCCGAGAAGCAGGTTTCGGTAGACCGTCAAGGATGGTTGCCGAAACTGGAAGCCGGTTTTCGCCGTAACACGGATGATGCGGTTTCGATGAATGGTTTTGTGGTAGGGGGCTCCTTGCCTTTGTTTCAGAATCGTAAAAAGGTAAAGATAGCCAAGGCACAGGCTATCAGCGCACAATTGATGCAAGAAAATGCTAAAGATCAGGTTGAAGCTTCTCTGATGTCTCTCTTCAATGAGATGCAGCAGTTGAAGGATGCCATGAATGCGTATGATGTTCCTTTGATGTACCGTTCGCTGGATTTATTGAAGCAAGCATTGACCGAGGGACAAATTTCATTGATTGAATATTTTGTGGAAACGGAAAATATTTATAAGAATCTCCAGGCGTATATGCAGATTGAGAATCAATACCAGAAGGTGATGGCGAATATTTACAAGAATAATCTGTAA
- a CDS encoding Gfo/Idh/MocA family protein, which produces MRTFKSLMISLCMGTTLCMCLPQTTTAQTVSSGDSWKWDKGTIVIDTPERPSGQKSVLGLTIPKMEVVRVGFVGLGMRGPGAVERFTYIPGTQIVALCDYEASRAEKCQDILKKASMPKAAIYSGEKGYEELCKRTDIDLVYIAADWLHHFPVAKCALENGKNVAIEVPSAMNLQECWDLINLSEKTRKHCMILENCCYDWFEMNTLNMAQQGVFGEIIRAQGAYIHNLSPFWDHYWKNGKEDKLGWRLDYNMKHRGDVYATHGLGPVAQALDIHRGDRITTLVAMDTKSVVGKDLVEKRTGEECKEFRNGDHTTTLLRTANGKVIEIQHNVMTPQPYNRLYQLTGSKGFANKYPVEGYALDAAQLTASGVQPKVDDLNSHGFLPQAEMEALIEKYQHPILKKYGEMAKEVGGHGGMDFIMDSRLVYCLQNGLPLDMDVYDLAEWCCLAELGAISMDNGCAAVAFPDFTRGEWNVTKGYKHAYASPEDENASMEKAKAFTAKLKEQGAKEWAKEAKKKRNK; this is translated from the coding sequence ATGAGAACCTTTAAATCATTGATGATAAGCTTATGTATGGGTACAACCCTATGCATGTGTTTACCACAAACCACGACAGCACAAACCGTAAGTTCAGGAGATTCCTGGAAATGGGACAAAGGAACCATTGTGATTGACACTCCTGAACGTCCGTCCGGCCAGAAAAGTGTATTAGGCTTAACCATCCCGAAAATGGAAGTAGTCCGCGTAGGATTTGTCGGATTGGGAATGCGAGGTCCCGGAGCCGTAGAGCGCTTCACTTATATTCCCGGCACACAAATTGTGGCACTTTGTGATTATGAAGCATCTCGTGCAGAAAAATGTCAGGATATCCTAAAGAAAGCATCTATGCCGAAAGCTGCCATTTATTCCGGAGAAAAGGGATATGAAGAATTATGTAAACGTACAGACATAGATTTAGTTTATATCGCCGCAGACTGGTTGCATCATTTCCCCGTAGCAAAATGCGCATTGGAAAACGGTAAAAATGTAGCTATTGAAGTTCCCTCGGCCATGAACCTGCAAGAATGCTGGGATTTAATCAACCTGAGTGAAAAAACCCGCAAGCATTGCATGATTCTTGAGAACTGTTGCTATGACTGGTTTGAGATGAATACACTGAATATGGCACAACAAGGTGTATTTGGCGAAATAATCCGTGCCCAAGGAGCCTACATTCACAATTTAAGCCCGTTCTGGGATCATTATTGGAAAAACGGCAAAGAAGACAAACTAGGATGGCGTTTAGATTATAACATGAAACACCGGGGTGATGTATATGCCACTCACGGCTTGGGTCCTGTAGCACAAGCATTGGATATCCATCGTGGTGACCGTATAACCACTTTAGTAGCTATGGACACCAAATCTGTTGTTGGTAAAGATTTAGTGGAGAAGAGAACCGGCGAAGAATGTAAAGAATTCCGCAACGGAGACCATACCACCACCCTGCTTCGCACAGCAAATGGGAAAGTTATTGAAATCCAACATAATGTAATGACTCCCCAACCTTACAACCGCTTGTACCAACTGACAGGAAGCAAAGGGTTTGCCAATAAATATCCCGTTGAAGGATATGCTTTGGATGCAGCACAACTGACCGCATCGGGCGTGCAACCCAAAGTAGACGATTTGAACTCTCACGGATTCTTACCCCAGGCAGAAATGGAAGCGCTTATTGAGAAATACCAGCATCCTATTTTAAAGAAATATGGTGAAATGGCAAAAGAAGTCGGCGGCCACGGCGGTATGGACTTCATCATGGATAGCCGTCTGGTATATTGTCTGCAAAACGGACTGCCTTTGGACATGGATGTATATGACTTGGCCGAATGGTGCTGTCTGGCCGAACTGGGAGCTATCTCTATGGACAACGGCTGTGCGGCAGTAGCCTTCCCGGACTTCACACGAGGTGAATGGAACGTGACCAAAGGTTACAAACATGCATACGCTTCACCCGAAGACGAAAACGCAAGCATGGAAAAAGCAAAGGCTTTCACCGCGAAACTGAAAGAGCAGGGAGCGAAAGAATGGGCGAAAGAAGCCAAGAAAAAAAGAAATAAATAG
- the metA gene encoding homoserine O-succinyltransferase: MPLNLPDKLPAIELLKEENIFVIDNSRASAQDIRPLKIVILNLMPLKITTETDLVRLLSNTPLQLEISFMKLKSHTSKNTPVEHMKAFYHDFDLMRGEKYDGMIITGAPVEQMPYEDVNYWNEITTIFDWARTHVTSTLYICWAAQAGLYHFYGVPKYPLKQKMFGIFRHHINVQGLPIFRGFDDEFFVPHSRHTEIHREDILKVKELALIAESDESGVYMAMARNGREFFITGHSEYSPYTLDTEYKRDLGKGLPIEMPVNYYKDDNPDNAPVVRWRGHANLLFSNWLNYYVYQETPFDINEIR, encoded by the coding sequence ATGCCGTTAAATTTACCCGATAAACTACCTGCTATTGAATTGCTGAAGGAGGAAAATATCTTCGTCATAGACAATTCACGTGCCAGTGCACAGGATATTCGTCCGTTAAAAATCGTGATATTGAATTTGATGCCGTTGAAGATAACGACAGAAACGGATTTGGTACGTTTGCTTTCCAACACTCCCTTGCAGTTGGAAATATCATTTATGAAGTTGAAAAGCCATACATCGAAAAATACGCCGGTGGAACATATGAAAGCATTCTATCATGACTTTGATTTGATGCGTGGCGAGAAATATGACGGGATGATTATTACGGGGGCTCCGGTAGAGCAGATGCCGTATGAGGATGTGAATTATTGGAATGAGATTACTACTATTTTTGATTGGGCGCGTACTCATGTTACCTCAACTCTCTATATTTGTTGGGCGGCCCAAGCCGGGCTTTATCATTTCTATGGAGTTCCCAAATATCCGCTGAAACAAAAAATGTTTGGTATTTTCCGCCATCATATCAATGTACAGGGATTGCCCATATTCCGTGGTTTTGATGATGAGTTTTTTGTACCACATAGCCGTCATACCGAAATACACCGTGAGGATATTCTGAAAGTAAAAGAGTTGGCTTTGATAGCTGAGTCTGATGAGTCTGGGGTTTATATGGCTATGGCTCGTAATGGGCGTGAATTCTTTATTACCGGGCATTCGGAGTATTCTCCTTATACGCTTGATACGGAATATAAGCGTGATTTGGGGAAAGGGTTGCCTATTGAAATGCCTGTAAATTATTATAAGGACGATAATCCGGACAATGCCCCGGTGGTGCGTTGGCGCGGACATGCCAATTTGTTGTTTTCTAATTGGTTGAACTATTATGTATATCAGGAAACCCCGTTTGATATAAACGAGATACGATGA
- a CDS encoding peptidase U32 family protein, whose product MIRQRKIELLAPAKNLECGIAAVDHGADAIYIGAPRFGARAAAGNSLEDIAELVRYAHVYNVRIYVTVNTILKDEELKDTEKMIWDLYRAGVDALIVQDMGLLELNLPPIPLHASTQMDNRTSQKVRFLAEAGFRQVVLARELSLVEIENIHHACPDVPLEVFVHGALCVSYSGQCYVSQACFGRSANRGECAQFCRLAFDMIDADGKSIVRNKHLLSLKDLNQSEELEQLLDAGASSLKIEGRLKDVSYVKNVTAYYRQKLDTIFKRRKEYIRASSGEVKLEFKPQLDKSFSRGFTNYFLFDRNKDIFSFDTPKSLGEEMGTVKEIRGNYLTVAGIKSFNNGDGVCFLDETGKLQGFRINRVENNKLFPQEMPRIKPRTILYRNFDQEFERLMSRKSAERKIAVILKLAENNRGFTLSLTDEDDNSVSVVLEREKERARTLQEDNLRTQLGKLGNTPFEASDIVIDWSDNWFIPASMLAELRRKGIEKLLEVRRINYRQEIYKLPRTHHAFPVNELTYLGNVMNADAVSFYRNHGVQRIAPAYEKAPAEEAVLMFCKHCLRYSMGWCPSWHKVRSPYKEPYYLVSSDNRRFRLEFDCKNCQMKVYAEK is encoded by the coding sequence ATGATCAGACAACGAAAAATAGAATTATTAGCTCCTGCTAAAAATCTGGAGTGCGGTATTGCAGCTGTTGATCACGGTGCTGATGCCATTTATATTGGTGCTCCCCGTTTCGGAGCACGTGCGGCTGCGGGGAATTCATTGGAGGATATTGCTGAGTTGGTGCGGTACGCTCATGTATATAATGTCCGTATCTATGTGACTGTGAATACGATTCTGAAGGATGAGGAACTGAAAGATACGGAAAAAATGATTTGGGATTTATACCGTGCCGGAGTGGATGCTTTGATAGTGCAGGATATGGGATTGTTGGAATTGAATCTGCCACCTATACCGTTACATGCCAGCACGCAGATGGATAATCGTACTTCTCAAAAAGTAAGATTCCTGGCTGAGGCAGGTTTCCGTCAGGTGGTATTGGCTCGTGAACTTTCTCTTGTTGAAATAGAAAATATCCATCATGCTTGTCCTGATGTGCCTTTGGAGGTATTTGTACATGGTGCTTTGTGTGTAAGCTATAGTGGACAATGTTATGTTAGTCAGGCTTGTTTTGGGCGTAGTGCCAACCGGGGGGAATGTGCCCAGTTCTGTCGCCTTGCTTTTGATATGATAGACGCGGACGGTAAATCTATAGTAAGGAATAAGCATCTATTGTCTCTGAAAGATTTGAATCAGAGCGAAGAGTTGGAGCAATTGCTGGATGCCGGAGCTTCTTCCCTGAAAATAGAGGGACGTTTGAAGGATGTATCTTACGTTAAAAATGTAACAGCTTACTATCGCCAGAAGCTGGATACTATTTTCAAACGTCGTAAAGAGTATATCCGTGCTTCATCGGGAGAAGTGAAATTAGAGTTCAAACCTCAATTGGATAAGAGTTTCAGTCGTGGTTTTACTAATTATTTTCTTTTTGACAGGAATAAGGATATTTTTTCTTTTGATACTCCCAAGTCTTTAGGGGAGGAGATGGGAACAGTGAAGGAAATTCGTGGTAATTATCTTACCGTAGCCGGAATCAAGTCTTTTAATAATGGAGATGGTGTTTGTTTTTTGGATGAGACTGGTAAGTTGCAGGGATTTCGCATAAACCGGGTGGAGAATAATAAATTATTTCCTCAGGAGATGCCTCGGATAAAGCCCCGTACGATACTTTATCGTAATTTTGATCAGGAATTTGAGAGGTTGATGTCGCGTAAATCAGCCGAAAGGAAAATTGCTGTCATTTTAAAATTGGCTGAGAATAATCGGGGCTTTACTCTGTCTCTGACTGATGAAGATGATAACAGTGTCAGTGTGGTGCTGGAAAGGGAGAAGGAACGTGCCCGTACTCTGCAGGAAGATAACTTGCGTACACAACTTGGAAAGTTAGGAAATACTCCATTTGAAGCATCAGATATAGTGATTGACTGGTCGGACAATTGGTTTATTCCGGCTTCTATGCTTGCCGAACTTCGCCGTAAGGGAATAGAGAAACTGCTGGAAGTGCGCCGTATTAACTATCGGCAGGAAATTTACAAGTTGCCTCGAACGCATCATGCTTTTCCTGTGAATGAATTGACTTATTTGGGAAATGTGATGAATGCTGATGCTGTTTCCTTCTATAGGAATCATGGTGTGCAGCGTATTGCTCCGGCTTATGAAAAGGCTCCGGCAGAAGAAGCAGTATTGATGTTTTGCAAGCATTGTTTGCGTTATAGTATGGGATGGTGCCCCTCTTGGCATAAAGTGCGTTCTCCTTATAAGGAACCTTATTATCTGGTTAGCTCGGATAACAGGCGTTTCCGTTTAGAGTTTGATTGTAAGAATTGTCAGATGAAAGTCTATGCTGAAAAGTAA
- a CDS encoding zinc ribbon domain-containing protein, producing MLKSKYIGLLFLVLAILMACQYPSPVTSSEDMPQKTRDSVNYLVERHYTLNSNFEVTSDSLMLQQLPLVDVLPVFKGERLVVAEFMIQPADSVDSVWVKVARDQETMGWVHEKELLEKVVPVDSVSQFIHFFSNSHTIAFFIILGFFGIWYVHRAIRRQKLQLIWLNDIDSVFPTVLSWLVATAATLYASIQHFVPGTWEQFYYNPSLNPFSLPFILSLFMFNIWGIILVGLATLDDLFHQTHIEAACFYLLGLMSCCIFLYLFFTFTTYYYLGYPCLLVYAVWSFNRIKHASRYKFSCGNCGAKMKNKGVCPHCGAVNE from the coding sequence ATGCTGAAAAGTAAGTACATCGGATTACTGTTTTTGGTATTGGCTATTTTGATGGCTTGCCAATATCCTTCACCTGTTACTTCGAGTGAGGATATGCCGCAAAAGACAAGGGATTCTGTCAATTATTTGGTGGAACGGCATTATACATTAAACAGTAATTTTGAGGTTACTTCAGATTCGCTTATGTTACAGCAACTACCATTGGTTGATGTGCTTCCTGTTTTTAAAGGAGAACGGCTGGTGGTAGCGGAGTTTATGATACAACCTGCTGATAGTGTGGATTCTGTATGGGTGAAGGTCGCACGGGACCAGGAAACAATGGGATGGGTACATGAAAAGGAATTGTTGGAGAAAGTAGTCCCTGTGGATTCAGTGTCACAGTTTATTCATTTTTTCAGTAATTCTCATACCATCGCTTTCTTTATCATATTAGGCTTTTTCGGTATTTGGTATGTTCATAGGGCTATTCGTCGCCAGAAGCTGCAATTAATTTGGTTGAATGATATTGATAGCGTTTTTCCTACAGTTCTTTCTTGGTTGGTAGCTACCGCAGCTACGCTTTATGCTAGTATTCAGCATTTTGTTCCAGGAACTTGGGAGCAGTTTTATTATAATCCTTCTTTGAATCCTTTTAGCTTGCCTTTTATTCTTTCTCTTTTCATGTTTAATATTTGGGGAATTATTCTTGTGGGGTTGGCTACTTTAGATGATTTGTTTCATCAGACACATATTGAAGCTGCATGTTTTTATTTGTTGGGATTGATGTCCTGCTGCATCTTTCTATATTTGTTTTTTACATTTACTACGTACTACTATTTGGGTTATCCATGTTTATTGGTATATGCTGTATGGTCATTTAATCGTATAAAGCACGCTTCTCGGTATAAATTCAGTTGTGGAAATTGCGGGGCGAAGATGAAGAATAAAGGAGTGTGTCCTCATTGCGGCGCTGTCAATGAATAA